The following nucleotide sequence is from Flavobacteriales bacterium.
CCATGCCGCAATAAGATAGAATACTGGTAAAATTGCCACACACACACCTCCAATTGGAGCGTGTGACTGAAGATATTCATATAGGAGAATAGTGGGAAATAACCCAAAGCTAACCAAGTCAGCAAGGGAGTCAAGCTGCTTGCCCAACTCCCCAGATTTTTTAAAGACTCGAGCCATTTTTCCATCCAATAAATCAGACAGGAGACAAACACCCATTAAGATAAATAATTGATTTATTTCAATATCAGATTTTAGTGTGTAAATAATTAAATAAGAACCAAGAATTAGATTTGTTGCTGTAAATAAAATTGGAATCATTTTTTAATCTATTAAACTAAAGCCACAGTATCCTCTCAATACTTCTGGAATAATAATTCCCTCTGGAGTCTGATTGTTCTCAAGTAAAGCAGCTACAATTCGAGGAAGAGCTAATGCACTTCCGTTCAAAGTATGGGCTAATTCGTTTTTACCATCCGCATTTCTAAATCTAAGTTTCAATCTATTGGCCTGAAAAGTTTCAAAATTAGATACAGAACTCACCTCCAACCATCTTTCTTGGGCAGCACTCCAAACCTCCATATCGTAGGTCATGGCACTTGCAAAACCCATATCGCCACCACATAGCAACAAAACCCGATAGTGCAATCCCAATTTTTGCAGTAAACCCTGAACGTACTCGCTCATAGATTCAAGGGTCTCGTATGATTTGGCTGGATGAGCTATTTGCACAATCTCTACTTTGTCAAACTGATGAAGACGGTTTAATCCTCTCACATCTTTCCCGTAGCTACCTGCTTCGCGTCTAAAACACGGAGTATAACCACAATTTTTTATGGGAAAATCATCCTCTTTCAGAATGACATCACGGTAAATATTTGTGATAGGTACTTCGGCAGTTGGGATACAGTACAGATTGTCAGCAGGAGCAAAATACATTTGACCCTCCTTGTCTGGCAACTGTCCTGTACCAAATCCACTGGCTTCGTTTACCAAAATGGGCGGTTGAATCTCTTCATAACCGGCTTCGCGAGCTTCATCCAAAAAAAAGTTAATCAATGCTCTTTGCAATCTTGCTCCTTTGCCACGATATACAGGAAATCCTGCACCGGTTATTTTTACTCCCAATTCAAAATCAATGAGATTGTACTTAGCTGCAAGCTCCCAGTGAGGTAAATTCTGCTTCAACACCAGTTTTTCCCCATATATCAATGTCACAAGATTGTCGTTGCAAGATTTTCCTCTGGGAACTTTTAAGGAAGGTGCATTGGGTATTAAGCACAGCACTTCAAATAGCTTTGCCTCTATTTTTTTCAATGCCCTTCTTAGTTTTGAGCTTTTTTCTTTAAGTTCAAGAACTTGAACCTTCATTGAATTAAGTTCTGGCGTTTCATTTTCCATTGTCAGTTGACCAATGTCATTTGCCATTTTTTTACTTTGTCCAAGTACTGATTCTAATTCTGTTTGGGTTGCTTTCCGTTTTTCATCCAACAAAATAGCCCTGGTGATTAGATCATCAAAGTTTTTTCCTCTTTTGAGAAGACTCTCCTTGAGAGCCTCAGTCTCACTTTGTAATTGTTTGATATTTAACATTTTAAAAACAAATATTATTCGATACTACTATTTGATCCGCATAATTTTTTTTACCTTCCATTGTTTTGATCTCATGATACTCACCGTCAATACAGGCAATTGGGAAGCGGCCAGTTAGCTCTGATTTAATACCATTTACCTCGGTGATTACAAAGGCTCCACCACCTAGGCTTTCTGCATAAAAAGTCCAAGGTTTCCTAGAAGCTGTAGTGGTTAGGGCTACATGTACAGCGTTATCAGCGTAATTTGAATCCTCGATATATGACACCTTTTCGCTAGAGTATTCAATTTGGCGTTCAGCGTTCTCAAAAGCACGCAGCAGATCTATTTTATAAGATGGCTCGTTCAACAATCCACAAAGTATACTTTCTCTGGTCATGTGGCCAATACCCGTGGTCGCAAAGCTGTTATACAATCGCAGCTCATCTAAAATAAATTTTTCTGATACTAACATCGAAATAAGGGTACCGATTCGCGTAGGAGCTAGCGAGTGAGAAGATGATGGGCCGAAGGTCGTGCCTCCACACACATCAAACATGCTTCGTTCTCTGAAATATGCTTTTGGCATTAACGTGTTACTCGCTATTTCTATGTCCGTTAGACCTAGATTTGGCGGGCATACATCGTTTTTGGAGTTAAGTAAATACCCTCCTTTTCCCATCATCTTCTGCCACCCTAAACTCAAACATTTCGCCCCAGAACATCTCTCTTTATTACTCAAAGGCATTGATCTCATAATAGCCCAAGCCTTTACCATATATCTATCTAATTCGTAGATCTCAATATCAAGGATAGTCTCTTCAACCAAACACTTAGTTGCCATTTCAAAAGCGTTTTTGGTGGCCATCACGTTCAGTTGAACGCATGGAATGGTTACCTTGCCTCCAATTGTCTCACATTTTAAGGCTTCGGCACGAGTCCATGTGAGCCTACATGCCCGTATTGCCTGGGCAAAAGATCCACCATTATAAAGCACAACTAACACGGCGGCAGCCGCTGAGGTTACCCCCGTCTCAGCAAAACAACCACCCATTGCTGCCGAGACCGAAGAATTTTGTTCAATAATAGTGGCAAAAACATATGAGGCAATCGTACAATCAATTAACCGTTCCAAATCGAAATCTGTCTCAGACAGCTTAGCCCACACAGCAGGGTATATCCCACTCGAACCGCTCGTGCATATGGCATCAGTACCACAGTGCAGGTCGTTAAGTGCAACCATGGCTGCTGCCACGTAGCTGCTGAGGCTACTAGGGTATTTTTTCGCCAAGTTAACTGCGTAATTACCAATCAGCTCATCATCGGTCGCACTTTCTACATAATGATTCACATTTCTCAGAGCACGTTCAATTTGCTGTTTCACAAATTCCTTGAGAAATGACACATCTTTGCCATCGAATGCCAGCGGATTAAGCACCTTTTCCCGCTCGTGAGCGATTTTCACAAGGTTGGAAACACTTTGGTCAGAACCTAGTAGCTCCAATAACTCACGGAAATTGTTGTAAATATATTTACTCATATTTCATTTTTTTGTTTAATACACTATAATATCGAATTTATTGAGCTTGATCATACCTTCTTCTTGATTCACAAGCAGGTTACCGTAAGAGTTCGTACATGCAATAAAATTGTCTAAATCCACCACTTTAGTTCCATTCCCAGATATTATGGCCTCATATACTGTGTCCACTTTAATTTTGACCTCCGAAAAATTTAAATTTTCGGGAGTTGGTAAACCATCGGATAGCAAGGTCGCTTCATAAATTGCTTGGTTGAGAATAGACTTACTCTGGTGACCTATCGAATAAAGCCTGCACACCGCGGCGGTAGCCGTCAGAATCAAAATACGCTGATTGTAATGCTTTAGCCCAAAGAACGGAGCTTTTCTAAACTCTTCTACGATCATACAAGCCAACAACATTATCTCTTCAACTCGGTCTTTGTCTAATTCTAGTAGGTCCAGATAGAAATCTTCACCCAACCAGAGCACGTTGGCAAAAATGCGACTGATGTCAACATCTCTTTTTAGGAGCTCAACTAAATCGTCCGGACAATCGTTGAAATTCGTGTAATTTACTAGTTGTTTCACACAACAAATATAATATAGTTTCTTGGCTTTGTTTCATATTGCTTTTTGTTTATGAAAAAAAATAAACTAAAAAGAAATGCAAGACTGTCCTAGTGAAACACAAAAATATTTCACGAAACCATAATCAACCTATATTTCAGCGATTTAAATAGTTTGAATAAATATTATTTTATATTTGTACTACAAAAAGTTAAAATGTTAATATTCGTTTCATGAATAAAAATATGACAAATATTTCTGAAAATAAAATTGAAATACCTTTTTTCGTAGGGAATTTTCTCTTAAAGGAAATTAGAAGAAAATATGTTTCCCTTACTGGAAATGCCTGGAATCCATGCCCTGGTCATCATCCAAGTCCTTATGTTGGGTACTTTAAAAAAATAACCTCAAAAACAGGGGAGGAAGCTACTTTTGTTTACGTGTCGGAGTTAACCAAAACACAAATCGAAAAATATCTTCGGTCAGATTTATCCGTGAAAGAAATTATCATCGAGGCACTTAAAGCACAGAATGGTGGTAGTAAACAACTGGACGTGGTGCCAGAAAATTTGGCACCACACATGCTCCCTTACACATATTTAGATTTTTCTGGAAATCTATCCATTGGGCAATTAGGTGGATTATATGAATTGTTTTGGGTTAACTCAAATCAGGCAGAATTAAAGAAGAAAGAAAATCTTACGATTACGCAAACCTTTAAAGCTACGACCAACAGAGTAAATGCAATAGTATCCTACATTTCGGGCAGAGAAATGCCTTTTGAAGAATATCTGAAAGATGTTGTGAATAACATTGCCGATTCGGAAGAGGTTGCAAAGGATGAAATTACTGCTTATTTAGGAATTATTAACTCATCAGAAAACGAAAACCGTGTTACAGCTTCATACACAGTGTATCTGTCAGGAAGAGTTGGAGTCAAGTTTGGCAGAGCAGTATTCTTTGACAATAAAGTTGAGTTGGAAATTCAAGAAATGGGGATTAATGATGAACAGACATTCCAATTATTTAAAGGTGATCTTGAGCCAATTATAGGTACCACAGGTGATGAAAGAAAGTATAATTCGATTATTAATTTAAAAAGTGCCTATAATGCTGAACAGGCAACGATTTATCTTCCAGTCGGCAGAAATCAGATAAGAAAGCATTCTACTCAAATAGAAATAATGGGAACCTTCGCGGGAATTGATTCAAATGCCATGAACCCCGTTTCTGGGAAAATCATATTTAAGTCGACGCATAAATTGATCGATGAACTTTCTAAAATTGAAATTAATACAAAAACATACCAATCCCAGTTTTATCAACTTAGCTCCAAGAGACAAATAATACATGAAACTAATTTTGTTTCGCCAAATGCCAGAGGTGAATTTAATGATGGAATTCAAAATTTGGTGGGAGACTGGCAAATTTCCACCTTAATGGGGTCTTCTTTATACATTGGAAAGCTCAAAATTGCTGCCGATTTAAAAGTTAGCCTTTCGTTCAATACATTAACTTTTTTTTACGGCTACCCACATAGGGTGCACAATAATCACAAAATAATTGCTTTTACGCTAAAAACATTTGAAGGTAAACATAACATTTTTCAGATGATTATTGAGGTCAACCAAGATTCAGATAAGCAAAACAGTTATGCGGGTAAATTTTTATCTGAGTCTGACGGGTTTCCGTTTGTGGGCAATTTACTAATTAACAAGGTCGACAAAGGTGCAGAAGTGGGGTGTTTACAAATTGATATCAGGGAGCCGAATGGGTTTATAGAATTTACTAAGATCAATGAAAAATATTCTGAAATAAAAAGAGGTGGTGAATCTGAAAATAAAAAATACCGCGACATGAGAATCCAATATGAGGGACATAATTCACTAAGTTTACAAAGAACTCAAAGGGTATTTTTAGAGGGCAATTATATGTTGCTATATCTTGACCCTTACCACTCTAGTGAAAACACTACGTATTTTACCATAAATTATTTAAAAATTGATCGTAGGGGAAACTTAGAAATGACAACCCCTGGTAGAAACGAAAAGTATTACGGAAATTATTACCTCGAAACGAACGTAGGAGCTTTAAATCTACATTTAATTTCGGGAAGTGATCGAAGAAGAGTGATTAAAAAAGTGTTTACAATCAATGTTGATAAGATGTATGAAGGCCTTTATTTGACCACCGCAAGGAAAAATAACTATGCTTTATGTGGTAGAGAGTTTATGATTTGTTTGGACGAAGTTAATGGCGGGAATGGCAATTCTGAAGATACTTTAATTACACCAATTACCATTGAGCAAAAAAGACTGAAGAACGTATTAATAAAAGAAGAATGTCAAAATGATGATGAAAAAACGTTACTCAGAGAGCTTGAAAATATCCCTGAAAAAGTGAGGAAGTATTTGATTGACTCTGTTGGGGTTATGTTAAAATCTGACATGAAGCATAATTACTTCTTTGGCAATCTTTTAGAAACAAATGCATTACAATCCAGTAGTTTCACTATTGAGGACTATAAAATTCTTATAAAAAAATATTTTGAAGATGGGGATATCAAAAGAGGTTTAGAAAAGATTCAAGAAGCCGTTAAAATTCATGGTACTGAAATATGGGGTAAGGTTTTTGAAGTTTTAAACAATAGGAATTCCTGAAGAGTGTGATGGAAGAAAGTTAACAAAACGACTACGGTTTTTCAACAGGCAAAACCTCAAACAAATATTTGTATTTGTCTGCCTTATGAATACCCGATATTTCGAAGGTGTGCGATTGTTCTGGAGTTAAGTTGGTCAAAACATGATAACCCAACATGTCTTCGCTACCTAAAAACTCGCGGAGTTTGCTGTAGTCGTTTTGCTTAAACACTTCTATCAAATCTTTGTAATGATTTTGGGTAATGGTGTCGAGTTTGTAAATAGGCGTTTCAAAATCTATTTCATACACAAAAAAGGTCAGTTTTTTACCCTTTAGCGAATCGGCATCAAACAAATAGGTTTTGCTTCTTGTGCTGTCATCGAACACCAAACTATCAACAAATAGCCTATTTCCTAATGTGTTACTGTCGATAGAAGAATAAACAAACCAAATAACTTCATCGTTTTTGGTGGACAAAAAACTCAAGTCTTCGCTTAAATTTTCGGCCTTTAAAGTCAAACTAATTGTCTTAACAGGCGGTTTTTCTACTTCCTTTTTTTTGGATATAAACTTGCAACTTACTCCAATTAGAATAAGGGTAAAAAACACGAGCAACTTGGGTTTAACTAAATTCATCTGCTTCGCTTAAAAATAATTTATTGACTGCCTCAAAAAGGTGTTCCGGTTTTTTTGCTTTCCAGTTCCATGTGTTTTCATCGTTTTCTTCCAAATGAATGTAGTTGCCAATTCCGGCATCCTCCATTTCGTTTAAAATGTGATCTCTGAAATGCACAAAACTAACCCATCCACCGGGCGTATCTTCCCACCACTCCTGATAATAGGAATCATCGCTGGCATGAAAATTCAAAACATTTTCGCCCAACAAAATAAATTTTTCTATTCCCTCTTTGAGCATTTCGTCAATAATTTCACGTTTCAAAATCATGATATCATTATTGATGCAATCATTCCACTCGCCGATAAGCTCGATGATGGTATAGCCCAGATCATAATCAACAAAAAGCACTTTTAGAAGCAGGGTGTCGCTGCCAAAAAAATCCCATTGAGGATGAATCACAAAGTTGTACACCTTGTTTGTAAACTCAAACTGGCTGTGTTGTGTTTTGTAAAATGGACTGCGAGGGTCTTTTTCGGCTTTGTATAAATGCCTCCAAAGAAAATGGGGTTCAATGTCGTGCATTTCTCAAATTTGATTCTTTAACGATATATAACGGTCGGTTTTGAATGTTTTCATTCATTCGGCTAATGTATTCTCCGATAATGCCAATGCCAATGAGTTGAATACCTCCAATAAAAATAATAGTTATCATTTGTGATGCCCACCCAGGTTGATAATCGTCGGTAAAAAACCGAGAGTAAAGGGTATATAGTATTAATAAAAATCCTACAAAAGAAAATAGAAAACCACTGATAGTGGCCAGTTTAAGCGGCCAATTGCTAAAAGAGGTTATGCCATCTATGGCAAACCGAATCATTTTTCGATAGGTATATCCGGTTTGGCCACTAAGCCGTTCTTCACGTTTATACTCTACAAAAGTTTGATTAAAACCAATCCACGAAATCTGGCCTCGAAGAAACTTTCTTTTTTCGGGCATTTTGCGAAGTTGTTCGACCACTTTTTTGTCGATTATTCTAAAATCTCCTGTATCGAGCGGAATATCTACATGGGTTATTTTGTTCAAAATGCGGTAAAACCATTTGGCCGTGGCCTTTTTCATTGCCGACTCTCCAAGCCGCTCGGCACGTTTTGCATACACCACCTCAAAACCTTCCAAACTTTTCAGATACAACTGCTCAATTATCTCCGGCGGATCTTGCCCATCGGCATCAATTATGACCACTTTATCTCCGGTGGCATAATCCAACCCGGCACTTACGGCTATTTGATGTCCAAAATTTCGGCTAAAGTGGATGTATTTTACTTCTGAGTTACTTTTTGCTAATCGGTTGATTATTTCGGCACTTTCATCACTACTGCCGTCATTCACATAAATTATCTCCCTGCTCAGGTTAAGCTTGTCCAATACCAACTTCAACCTATGGTAAACAGGCTCAATATTGTGTTGCTCGTTATATACCGGAATTATTACCGAAATCATGCTTCAAAGAAACAATTTTACAACGGATTTCTATTTGACTTTGGACTATTGAAACTCAATAGTGGCCTTGTTACCAATTTCTGTTCTTTTGTCAAAAACAAAGTCGGTGTAGCTGCTCTCACCCATTTTTCCTGTTACACGAGATTTCGACCTTCCCGTTTCCAAGCCTTGCTCATTGGTTGTTTTCACGGTTACTTCGGTATCAAAATCTTTATCAAAAATAAAATACATCGAAAGCACCTTGGCAAAATCTTGTTTCGAATCGGAAGAAACTTGATATGCTCCCGACCTTAATCCGCTTTCTTTCAGTTTTTCTGAAATAACGATGTTGCATTCCAGTGTTTTTTCAACGCCATCGGCTACCCCTTCAAAAAACTCTCCCGCCCCTTTGCCTGCCGCTTCACCTGTTTTGTTTATAGCTTCCTTAGATTTCTGTTTTATTTTGCCACACGACATCCCAACTGCAATCATCATCAACAAAATCCAGTACTTTTTCATTTGCTTATCTTTTTAAGCAAAGCTACAATTTTAAAGTGATTAACATTGGATGAAAAATTTTGTGTTGTTTTGAGTTTTTTAAAACTCTGAAATCATTTTGGCAGAAATATCGAAAAAATAAGTTGGCTGTTGCAGGACTGTTTTTTATTGGTTTGTGTTTTTTGCTTGCCATTAGCGGCTATTTGTTTGCCCCCGACAAATCGACCAATTGCAATGAAATGCATTTAGAAATTAGTAAAAAACCCATTGGGTATTCGGCATTTTTCTGGCAAGCCAATAATTCGGAAAAAGCCACTATAAGGCAGGTTTTTTTCAATGGAAAAAAAGCGGAAAATACACTCTTTTTATATGATAATCAAGGAGATACATCATTTGCCAACATGGTTCAATATAATGAGACAACCAAAACCAAATTGACCAAACAACGGTTTTGGCTGGGTACGGATGGGTTTGGCCGTGATGTTTTAAGCCGATTGATTTTGGGCACTAGAGTCTCTTTGTCCGTTGGCCTAATTTCCGTTCTAATTTCATTAATCATTGGCATTTCGCTTGGGCTGTTAGCAGGCTATTACCGAGGTTGGGTTGATGCTGCCGTTATGTGGTTAATAAATGTTATTTGGTCGTTGCCAACGCTGCTTTTGGTTATTGCCATCACCTTTGCTTTGGGCAAGGGGTTTTGGCAAATATTTGTTGCAGTTGGACTTACTATGTGGGTAGAATTGGCCCGAGTGGTGCGTGGTCAGGTCTTTGCACTTCGTGAAACGGAATATGTGCAGGCCGCAAAAATGCTGGGGTTTGGCAATATGCGAATTATGTTTCGGCACATTCTTCCTAATTGCGTTGGCCCAATCGTTGTGCTATGTGCTGCAAATTTTGCTTCGGCCATACTGTTAGAAGCCGGCCTCAGTTTTTTGGGGTTGGGTGTGCAGCCACCCACACCCAGTTGGGGACAAATGTTAAACGAAAACTATAGTGACATTGCCTTTGGGGCGGCTCATTTGGCCTTGGCACCTGGCATGGCCATTATGCTTTTGGTAATGGCTTTTAATTTTGTGGGCAATGGCTTAAGAGATGCGTTGGACGTGAAGTTGTAAAATTTTATACAGCCGAGTGGGTTATGATTGCCTCAGCTCCACAAAAAACAAAAGCCTGCTTTGTCAGAGTGCAACACAACAACTCACATTTTCACCATAAAATCATTGCATTGATTGATAGCCATCAACTTTTTTGATGAATAACCTAAGTAGCTTTGGAATACAAACAAGGTGTAATATGAAACGTTTGACTCTTTTTATCTCGGTTTTAATCACTTCCATGTATGCACAAAGTGCTTCTATTTCTTCAAAATCCAGTGGAGGAGATTGGAATTCTACGGCCACATGGAATGGTGGTGTTGTTCCTCAATCGGGCGATGATGTGACTATTAACGGAACGGTTACCGGAAATGGTTCGTGCAATCATTTAACGGTTAGTGCCGGTGCATATCTCAAAAATGTGCCTGGATATGCTCATACTATAACCGTTTATGGAAACCTGACAAATAATGGAACCATTCAGAATGATGTTTCTTCTGGACTATTAACCATCTATGCCTATGGAAATATTACCAACAATGGTGTGTGGACCAACAGAGTGCTTAACCTTGAGCATGCCACCAATGCCCATTTTTATCAATCAGCAACTTCTTATTTTGATGGGGTTCAGATTTATGCAAACACGGGCAAGGTAGATACCATTGTTTTTGGCACGGCTCAAGAATTCAGAAATTGTACGTTTACACGTGGTGGTTCGGGCTTGCAACAACTTAAAACCAATGGGTATAATTCGGTTTTTAAGCAATGCAACCTCACATCGTTTGATGTGCTTTCCAACAATTTGTTGGATTTTGATGGCACGATGTTTTCAGACGTTCACATAACGGGTGCAGCACAGCTTTCGGGAAACATTACCTTATACTCAACCAATTATTTTGCCAACGGGGTGGTAAATCAAGGAGTGATAAAAGGGGCTTCGGGCTATTCGGTAACGCTGCGATTGTCGGGAGATTTTACGAATAAAAACACCATTTACTCTCCCTCAACCTATTTGATTGTATATGTTGACGGGAATTTTCACAACGAAGGGGTTTATCGACCAATTTCAACTTATTTTTATGCCGGACATTCGCATATATTGAGCCAAACAGCCAACCATCCGATGGAAGGATATATTTATGCTCAAGAAACTGACACGCTGAACATTGTGTCGGATTTTACCTTCTTAAAAGGGCCGCTTAAAGGATACAACAGTTCTGGAAATGCTTCGATAAAAGGGGGTAGTCATAAAATGGTTTTTGACAGT
It contains:
- the serS gene encoding serine--tRNA ligase — its product is MLNIKQLQSETEALKESLLKRGKNFDDLITRAILLDEKRKATQTELESVLGQSKKMANDIGQLTMENETPELNSMKVQVLELKEKSSKLRRALKKIEAKLFEVLCLIPNAPSLKVPRGKSCNDNLVTLIYGEKLVLKQNLPHWELAAKYNLIDFELGVKITGAGFPVYRGKGARLQRALINFFLDEAREAGYEEIQPPILVNEASGFGTGQLPDKEGQMYFAPADNLYCIPTAEVPITNIYRDVILKEDDFPIKNCGYTPCFRREAGSYGKDVRGLNRLHQFDKVEIVQIAHPAKSYETLESMSEYVQGLLQKLGLHYRVLLLCGGDMGFASAMTYDMEVWSAAQERWLEVSSVSNFETFQANRLKLRFRNADGKNELAHTLNGSALALPRIVAALLENNQTPEGIIIPEVLRGYCGFSLID
- a CDS encoding ABC transporter permease encodes the protein MCCFEFFKTLKSFWQKYRKNKLAVAGLFFIGLCFLLAISGYLFAPDKSTNCNEMHLEISKKPIGYSAFFWQANNSEKATIRQVFFNGKKAENTLFLYDNQGDTSFANMVQYNETTKTKLTKQRFWLGTDGFGRDVLSRLILGTRVSLSVGLISVLISLIIGISLGLLAGYYRGWVDAAVMWLINVIWSLPTLLLVIAITFALGKGFWQIFVAVGLTMWVELARVVRGQVFALRETEYVQAAKMLGFGNMRIMFRHILPNCVGPIVVLCAANFASAILLEAGLSFLGLGVQPPTPSWGQMLNENYSDIAFGAAHLALAPGMAIMLLVMAFNFVGNGLRDALDVKL
- a CDS encoding glycosyltransferase family 2 protein, with amino-acid sequence MISVIIPVYNEQHNIEPVYHRLKLVLDKLNLSREIIYVNDGSSDESAEIINRLAKSNSEVKYIHFSRNFGHQIAVSAGLDYATGDKVVIIDADGQDPPEIIEQLYLKSLEGFEVVYAKRAERLGESAMKKATAKWFYRILNKITHVDIPLDTGDFRIIDKKVVEQLRKMPEKRKFLRGQISWIGFNQTFVEYKREERLSGQTGYTYRKMIRFAIDGITSFSNWPLKLATISGFLFSFVGFLLILYTLYSRFFTDDYQPGWASQMITIIFIGGIQLIGIGIIGEYISRMNENIQNRPLYIVKESNLRNARH
- a CDS encoding L-serine ammonia-lyase, iron-sulfur-dependent, subunit alpha; translation: MSKYIYNNFRELLELLGSDQSVSNLVKIAHEREKVLNPLAFDGKDVSFLKEFVKQQIERALRNVNHYVESATDDELIGNYAVNLAKKYPSSLSSYVAAAMVALNDLHCGTDAICTSGSSGIYPAVWAKLSETDFDLERLIDCTIASYVFATIIEQNSSVSAAMGGCFAETGVTSAAAAVLVVLYNGGSFAQAIRACRLTWTRAEALKCETIGGKVTIPCVQLNVMATKNAFEMATKCLVEETILDIEIYELDRYMVKAWAIMRSMPLSNKERCSGAKCLSLGWQKMMGKGGYLLNSKNDVCPPNLGLTDIEIASNTLMPKAYFRERSMFDVCGGTTFGPSSSHSLAPTRIGTLISMLVSEKFILDELRLYNSFATTGIGHMTRESILCGLLNEPSYKIDLLRAFENAERQIEYSSEKVSYIEDSNYADNAVHVALTTTASRKPWTFYAESLGGGAFVITEVNGIKSELTGRFPIACIDGEYHEIKTMEGKKNYADQIVVSNNICF